A region of Siniperca chuatsi isolate FFG_IHB_CAS linkage group LG23, ASM2008510v1, whole genome shotgun sequence DNA encodes the following proteins:
- the LOC122871366 gene encoding skin secretory protein xP2-like — translation MLDHHHLCFRWDLSTTWESLLGHSSLLQSLLDRTSSLPPALKFRSSPCHEIQSLAPGPAASKPAPCPAVPAPCPDFSTLATSSDVQLPEPCPVVPVPCPVVPAPCHDSPTPSSDVQSPALGPTGSQQPPPVPAGSQQLLAPCPGVPKPAPSPAAPSPAPVLAGSQRLLTPSPEVPRPAPSSAASQRPPPVPAESQQLLVSSPEVLMPGPGVPTSAPCLELQTPAPRSEAQSPAPCPKAQSSAPCPEAQSLAPASRMVQCLPPASRKVQCPPPASCNPPSTSPASGNHPLVPSPSCQASGGSPSLSQTSGGQLGTRPAPGPSAQGSPFGTHPAPRPSAQGPRHTSSSQTVRPRATTWSCQGSNLLSVGQSLIVAGDQADYRWCWWRRSSRQPSSAPSFNCLYMVNGLYLYSAFLVFRPIKALYTTCHSPHSHIFIH, via the coding sequence ATGCTGGATCACCATCATCTCTGTTTCCGGTGGGATCTCAGCACAACATGGGAGTCCCTGCTGGGTCACAGCAgcctcctccagtccctgctggatcgcaccAGTTCCTTACCCCCAGCCCTGAAGTTCCGAAGCTCTCCATGTCATGAGATCCAGTCGCTGGCTCCCGGCCCTGCTGCTTCGAAGCCGGCGCCATGTCCTGCCGTTCCGGCGCCATGTCCGGATTTCTCAACACTGGCAACAAGTTCTGATGTCCAGTTGCCGGAGCCATGTCCTGTCGTCCCGGTGCCATGTCCTGTCGTCCCGGCACCATGTCACGATTCCCCGACACCAAGTTCTGATGTCCAGTCGCCGGCCCTAGGTCCTACTGGATCGCAACAgcctcctccagtccctgctggatcgcagcagctccttgctcCCTGCCCTGGAGTTCCAAAGCCGGCTCCAAGCCCAGCGGCCCCGTCGCCGGCTCCAGTCCTTGCTGGATCGCAGAGGCTCCTTACTCCCAGCCCTGAAGTTCCGAGGCCAGCTCCCAGTTCTGCTGCCTCGCAGCGGCCTCCTCCGGTCCCTGCCGagtcgcagcagctccttgtttCCAGCCCTGAAGTCCTGATGCCCGGTCCTGGGGTCCCGACGTCGGCTCCATGTCTGGAGCTCCAGACACCGGCTCCCAGGTCTGAGGCTCAGTCGCCAGCTCCTTGTCCCAAGGCTCAGTCGTCGGCTCCATGTCCCGAGGCCCAGTCGCTGGCTCCGGCCTCCAGAATGGTTCAGTgtttgccgccggcctccagaaagGTTCAGTGTCCGCCGCCAGCCTCATGCAACCCTCCATCCACGTCGCCAGCTTCCGGTAACCATCCACTTGTGCCATCACCATCCTGCCAGGCCTCCGGAGGGAGTCCATCTTTGTCACAGACCTCAGGAGGTCAGCTCGGCACacgtccagcccccgggccgtccgcccaaGGTTCCCCGTTCGGCACACATCCAGCCCCCAGGCCCTCCGCCCAAGGTCCTCGGCACACGTCCAGCTCCCAGACCGTCCGCCCGAGGGCTACCACTTGGTCCTGTCAGGGCTCCAACCTCCTCTCTGTAGGCCAAAGTCTCATAGTCGCCGGTGATCAGGCTGATTACAGATGGTGTTGGTGGAGGAGGAGCTCGAGACAGCCGTCCTCTGCGCCATCTTTTAATTGCTTatacatggtaaatggactgtacttgtatagcgcctttctagtcttccgaccaatcaaagcgctttacactacatgtcattcacctcattcacacatattcatacactga